The DNA window CTTGCCAAACGCCACCGCGATCGGCAACCCGACATACCCCAGCCCCACTACCGCCACTCGACGCGCCTGCGCTGTTTTCATACCATTCTCCACGTTCACGCCTGCCTCACCATGGCAGACCCCTCAGAGCCCGTCAAGAAAACTGACGGCTTTGGCTTCCCGGTTGACAAATCACGTCCAAATCCCCGATGGCCTCTTGCGCTCAAAACACCCGCAGACTCCCTTTGAGAAATGCCGTCCCCATCAACGTTCGGCAATACGGCAAAGAATCTCTTTGACTGGCCGGCCCGCCTCGCCCCCGTCTCGTTCTAAGAGGATCTCGCATCGGACACCGCTCCCCAACGTCCATTTCCGCACATCTCTCTCATTCCTACGATCATCTTGCTGAAAAGATTACCAGCCTTCACACGCCTACACCGCCGAACAGCACATGGAAACTCGGCTCAACACAATCTGGGCCTGCTCAATCACCAGATGTTTTGCGAATCGCCAGACTCTTGGACCGGGAAGGTGCCGCACAAAGGGCATCGGCCGTATCATAGGGAAAGAATCGTTTCAGGCTATTAATGGGCAACTCTATTAAATGCCACGACAGCGAAGCGACACCAAGCGTGAGCATGGTCGAGAAAACAAAATTCGCGGCCCCAGGCACCGGCAACGGAATTCCAACCATTTCAAAAATCGGAATAAGCAGCAACGGCATGAACGCATGATACACATACAAACCATAAGAAATTTTACCTAGATACCGCAAAACTGAGCACTCCAACACCATTCCCGCGACCCCGGCAAATCCCCTGCCTGCCCTACTTACGAGAGCCGCACACATTACTGCCACGAAGAGGTCTCCGACTGTAAAGAAAATCCCAGGATGGACCCGATAGTGATAGAGCACCAGGCACAGTGTATAGAGCATACCCGCCACTGGAAGAACTATCGTCGTTAAATAACGTTGCAGTGTCGCTTGAGGCACGTCCGAATGCCACAGGATTGCAAGCAAGGCACCGATGCCGAGACTATCGAAGTGGGCGACAGTAAACGTTGCGGCCTTGAAGTCCATCGTATCCATATTAAACTCGAAATGCCGATAGGCGTAGAACCGGTACACAGAACTCAACGGTATAATCAACAAAAGAGTTCGAAGCAGCCATTTGCGGGAAGCAAATAAGACGATCCAGGGCCACAAGAGATAGAACTGCTCTTCTACAGCCAAGCTCCACAAATGCCCCATCTTCCCTATCCATGCATTGTGTATCGTTATATAGATATTCGTTGTAAATGTGACCATCCAGGGCCAGATGTCGTCCGCAGGCTGGACGCCCAATACGACGAGAACGGCTATGAGTATATAGTAGATAGGAAATATCCTAAGAGATCTTCTGGCATAAAATTGCCGGATAAAATACATCGGTGACTGCCGTGAATCATCCGCCAGCCTTCTGCAGTCCAGAAGAATTCCGGTGATAAGGAAACCGCTCAGGACAAAAAACAGGCGCACGCCATTGCCGGCCCAATCTACGTCTCCCAGCAAACGAGAGTCCCAATTGTGTGCAACCATCACTCCTAGAACGGCAAAAAATCGAAGACTGTCCAACTGCGGCATCTGTTTCATGAGAATAGAAGTTTCAGCTGAGTGCGAAACGCGATTACTTAGACTATACTTGCGTACTTAGAAGCCGTGGGGCGCCATCACTTTAGGCACTCGCGGGTCCCGCTAAGCCCGATTGAAGCAAGATCCGGCAACGCTCTTTATGTTCACTACCATAC is part of the Nitrospira sp. genome and encodes:
- a CDS encoding acyltransferase, translated to MKQMPQLDSLRFFAVLGVMVAHNWDSRLLGDVDWAGNGVRLFFVLSGFLITGILLDCRRLADDSRQSPMYFIRQFYARRSLRIFPIYYILIAVLVVLGVQPADDIWPWMVTFTTNIYITIHNAWIGKMGHLWSLAVEEQFYLLWPWIVLFASRKWLLRTLLLIIPLSSVYRFYAYRHFEFNMDTMDFKAATFTVAHFDSLGIGALLAILWHSDVPQATLQRYLTTIVLPVAGMLYTLCLVLYHYRVHPGIFFTVGDLFVAVMCAALVSRAGRGFAGVAGMVLECSVLRYLGKISYGLYVYHAFMPLLLIPIFEMVGIPLPVPGAANFVFSTMLTLGVASLSWHLIELPINSLKRFFPYDTADALCAAPSRSKSLAIRKTSGD